In Rutidosis leptorrhynchoides isolate AG116_Rl617_1_P2 chromosome 2, CSIRO_AGI_Rlap_v1, whole genome shotgun sequence, one genomic interval encodes:
- the LOC139890515 gene encoding calmodulin-binding receptor-like cytoplasmic kinase 2: protein MVSTTGVTNTSSSSSSSSSSSSSSTSAPSCRRFTLAEIQYVTNDFDDELVIGQGGFGKVYKSLISIEETSLFVAIKRLDFMSNQGASEFRAEIEMLSKLRHCNLVSLIGYCDDNKEMILVYEYMPNGTLYDHLHKVNDTPLTWVQRLKMAIGAGRGLDYLHTDQGVIHRDIKSSNILLNENWEAMLSDFGLSKIGPINQSLSDVDASVKGKFGYLNLDYNYTKKSDVYEFGVVLFELLSGRPRVDERLEEEQYSLVRWAQKCVNKGKYDKIVDPTIRKTISSKCLRPFAQIAYSCLDKVPKYRPAMTEVVGSLQAILEQQQNSDNSGFTSKLNKYLVSATKQNTGIGMYIGSVHLTMKEVKRATQNFAPSLRLGEGGFGTVYRAKLPDGLVVAIKRAKKEHFDASRSEFTSEVKLHEKIDHPNLVKLLGYVDDGNDRLIITEYVPNGTLREHLDGVNGSFLDFSQRLEICIDIAHGLTYLHLYAEKQTIHRVVKSSHILLTERLRAKVADFGFARFGDAETDKTHVAIKVRGAGYFDPEYLSTHQLTPKSDVYSFGVLLIEILTGRRPIELEKSPEDMMTIIWANRKYNDNDIMDLVDPQMKEAVDGEIFSKMLALAFQCVAQKRVDRPEMKAVREQLWVIKMDNLRQRRKG, encoded by the exons ATGGTATCTACAACTGGTGTGACtaatacctcatcatcatcatcatcatcatcatcatcatcatcatcatcgacttCAGCTCCTTCATGTCGACGTTTCACTCTTGCAGAGATTCAATATGTAACTAACGACTTTGATGATGAACTAGTCATTGGACAAGGAGGATTCGGAAAAGTATATAAAAGTCTAATTTCTATTGAAGAAACTAGTCTTTTTGTGGCCATCAAGCGGTTGGATTTTATGTCCAACCAGGGTGCATCCGAGTTTAGGGCTGAAATCGAGATGCTTTCGAAGTTGCGCCACTGTAACTTGGTGTCTCTGATTGGTTATTGTGATGATAATAAGGAGATGATACTTGTATACGAGTATATGCCCAATGGAACATTATATGATCATCTACACAAGGTCAATGATACTCCTTTAACATGGGTTCAAAGACTCAAGATGGCCATAGGTGCTGGACGTGGATTAGACTACCTTCACACTGACCAAGGAGTCATACACCGTGATATCAAGAGTTCAAACATTCTTTTGAATGAGAATTGGGAAGCCATGCTTTCTGATTTTGGATTGTCTAAAATTGGTCCAATCAATCAATCATTGTCGGATGTTGATGCCAGTGTTAAAGGCAAATTCGGATATCTGAATCTAGACTATAACTATACCAAAAAATCGGATGTGTACGAATTTGGCGTAGTATTGTTTGAATTGTTATCAGGGAGACCTCGAGTAGATGAACGCCTAGAAGAGGAGCAATACAGTTTGGTCAGGTGGGCTCAAAAATGTGTGAATAAAGGAAAATATGATAAAATAGTTGATCCTACTATTCGGAAAACAATTTCTTCCAAGTGTTTAAGACCATTTGCTCAGATTGCCTATAGCTGTCTTGATAAAGTTCCAAAATATCGGCCTGCTATGACTGAGGTTGTGGGATCACTTCAGGCTATACTGGAGCAACAACAGAACTCAGACAATTCGGGTTTCACTTCAAAGTTGAATAAATATCTTGTTTCTGCGACTAAACAAAACACTG GTATAGGGATGTATATTGGATCTGTTCATTTGACCATGAAAGAGGTGAAAAGAGCAACCCAGAATTTTGCACCATCATTAAGGCTAGGTGAAGGAGGGTTTGGAACTGTCTACAGAGCTAAGCTACCTGACGGTCTGGTTGTTGCCATAAAACGAGCAAAGAAG GAACATTTTGATGCTTCACGAAGTGAATTTACAAGTGAGGTTAAACTACATGAGAAAATTGATCATCCGAATCTTGTGAAACTTCTTGGCTACGTTGatgatggaaatgatcgccttatTATTACAGAATATGTTCCTAATGGTACACTTAGAGAACATTTGGATG GTGTTAATGGAAGTTTTCTTGACTTCAGTCAACGACTTGAAATATGCATCGATATTGCTCATGGCTTAACGTATCTCCATCTATATGCAG AAAAGCAAACCATCCATCGCGTCGTGAAGTCGTCACACATTCTTCTGACCGAGAGACTGAGAGCAAAGGTGGCGGATTTTGGATTTGCAAGATTTGGTGATGCAGAAACTGATAAAACACATGTTGCGATCAAAGTAAGGGGAGCAGGTTATTTTGACCCCGAGTATTTGAGCACACACCAACTCACACCAAAGAGTGACGTTTACTCTTTCGGGGTTCTACTTATTGAAATTCTCACCGGTCGTCGCCCCATTGAGTTGGAGAAGTCTCCAGAGGATATGATGACAATAATATGG GCAAATAGGAAGTACAACGATAATGACATTATGGATCTGGTTGACCCTCAAATGAAGGAAGCCGTAGACGGTGAAATATTTTCAAAGATGCTTGCTTTAGCTTTTCAATGTGTAGCCCAAAAACGAGTGGACCGCCCAGAAATGAAGGCAGTTAGAGAGCAGTTATGGGTGATCAAAATGGATAATCTTAGACAAAGAAGAAAAGGGTAA